In Catenulispora sp. EB89, the genomic stretch GCAAGGCAGAATGCCTCGCCGGCACGGCGGATCGCCGTACTACTAGGCGACACAGTAGCTAGGGTAACCAGTGGTGGGAAGGGGGATTCCCCTGCCGGAGACCCCTATCAGACCCCTACTCGTTTCAGGGTCCGCAACACCGGCGCGCTCTGGATCTCGCGGATGCCGGGCAACGCGCCGACGCGGTCGGTCAGGAACTGGTAGAAGGCGGTGCCGGTGGTCGTCACGACGGACGCCAGCACGTCGGTGGGACCCGTCGTGGCGCCGGCGAAAGCCACCTCGGGGAATTGGGCCAGTGCGTTACCGACCGTTGAGATCCGGGCCGGTTCTACGGACAGCCATAGTAGAGCACTGAATCCGAAGCCGAGTGCCCAGTTGTCGACGTCGAGGTCGAGATACAGCGTCCCGTCGGCCAGCAGCGCGGCCAGACGGCGGCGGACGCTGGACTCGTCCAGGCCGGTCGCGGCGGCCAGGCCGGTGAAGGGCGCGCGGCCGTCGCGGGCCAGCTCGGCGACGAGGACACGGTCGGCGGGGTCGAGGACGGTCGGTTCGAGGACGGTCGCTTTGAAGACGGTCGGCTCGGCGGGGCCGGGTTCGGGCCTTGATTCAGGCCCGTGCTCTGATTCAGGTACGGACCCTGATTCAGGTCCGGATCTGTGTAGCGCGGCGGAAGTCAGCGCGGCGATCTGCTCGTCGCTCAGCGCGGTCGCCACCGGCTGCCAGCCGTCCTCGTTGCCGGTGAAGGTGTGCACCACGCAGTAGGCGCTGATCGCGATGATCGGCTTGGTGGCCGGAAGCCGTTCGAGCAGCAGGGCGTCCCGGTCGTCGTCGGGAGTCAGGATGCTGCACAGCACCTCGGTCCCGCCGGAGGCGATGCGAACCCAGGAGGTGTCGGCGCGTTTGGCGAGGGCTTTGGCGATCGCGGTCGACGAACCCGGCGCGCACTGGAGCCGGAGCACCCAGGTGGTCAGGCCGAGGCGGTCGGCGGACAGGCCGGCGACGACCCTGACCGTGCCGTCTCGGCGGAGCGCCCGATAACGGCGGGCGATCGTCTGGTCGGAGACCCCGAGGACCGCGGCGATGCGGCTGAAGGACGCCCGGCCGTCGAGGCAGAGGGCGTGCACGAGCTGGCGGTCGAGGAGATCCACAAGATCCATTCTATGTCGAGAACCGGCACAGAGGATGGATCGGTATCGGTTTCCGGTGGGATCGCTCGCCTGAATGGTGCATCGCGATTCGGCCGGTTCAAGGTGGATCCGCAAATCCGTACCGCTTCAGGGAGATTCACATGGGCGTTCTGCCCGCCACCAGTCACGAAGTCCGCCTCGTCGCGCGTCCGCACGGGCTGCCGACCGCCGAGAACTTCGCCGTCGTCGAGGTTCCGGTGCCGGTTCCGGCCGAGAACGAGGTTCTGGTCCGGAACCACGCGTTCCGCGTCTCCGCCTCGGTCCGCATGATGATCAGCGAAGGCGCCGAGGCCGTCGAGGGTGTTCCGTTCCCGGCGTTGGGGCCGGGCGACACGGTGGCCGAGCAGGCTGTGGGGGAGGTCGTCGCCGCACCTGGCGACAGCGGCCTGGAACCGGGCGATCTCGTCTCGCATCACCTGGGATACCGGGAGTATGCGGCGGTGCCGCTGGCCGGACTTACCCGCCTGCCGGAGCGTCCGGACGATCCGATCGTGCATCTCGGGCACGGCTGGACCGCGTACGCCGCGCTGACTCGTGGCGTCCCGATCCAGCCGGGCGACACGGTGTTCGTCTCCGGCGCCTCCGGAGCCATCGGCTCGATGGCCGGGCAGATCGCCCGGCTGCTCGGCGCGGGGCGCGTCGTCGGCAGCGC encodes the following:
- a CDS encoding Lrp/AsnC family transcriptional regulator encodes the protein MDLVDLLDRQLVHALCLDGRASFSRIAAVLGVSDQTIARRYRALRRDGTVRVVAGLSADRLGLTTWVLRLQCAPGSSTAIAKALAKRADTSWVRIASGGTEVLCSILTPDDDRDALLLERLPATKPIIAISAYCVVHTFTGNEDGWQPVATALSDEQIAALTSAALHRSGPESGSVPESEHGPESRPEPGPAEPTVFKATVLEPTVLDPADRVLVAELARDGRAPFTGLAAATGLDESSVRRRLAALLADGTLYLDLDVDNWALGFGFSALLWLSVEPARISTVGNALAQFPEVAFAGATTGPTDVLASVVTTTGTAFYQFLTDRVGALPGIREIQSAPVLRTLKRVGV
- a CDS encoding NADP-dependent oxidoreductase, with the translated sequence MGVLPATSHEVRLVARPHGLPTAENFAVVEVPVPVPAENEVLVRNHAFRVSASVRMMISEGAEAVEGVPFPALGPGDTVAEQAVGEVVAAPGDSGLEPGDLVSHHLGYREYAAVPLAGLTRLPERPDDPIVHLGHGWTAYAALTRGVPIQPGDTVFVSGASGAIGSMAGQIARLLGAGRVVGSAGSQAKADLLTGGLGYDAVVLRGAGPIAEQLRRAAPDGVDVVLDSVGGEQLAASIAVANQGARVLVIGALSGQLATTGAGRTAPVELDSFQLLLKKISLRGYSADDDPEALPEWNRAFADWLGAGAIAFPHERIKGLANAPQAILDTIGGRYLGTVVVEV